The Mycobacterium sp. EPa45 genomic interval CCGCAGCCGCCAGGTCAGCCCGTCGAGGAAGGCGTTGGCCGCGCTGTAGGCGCTCTGTCCGTAGCTGCCCCACACCGACGAGATCGACGAGGTGGACAGGAAGAAGTCCAGCTTCAGATCGGCGCTGGCTTCGCTGAGATACCAAGCACCCCAAACCTTTCCGGAGAACACGCGGTCGACTTCGGTGCTGTCGAGAGAGCTCAGCGGGGTGGTGCTGTTCTCGCCCGCGGCGTGCACGATGCCGGCCAGCGGCGGGAGCTCGGCCTGCACGGTGGCCAGCAGGCGGGCCACGTCGTGCGGATCGGCGACGTCGGCCGCGATCACCCGGACCGTGCAGCCGTGCTGTTCGCCGAGTGCGTCGATCCGGCGCTGCGCGGCCTCGCCGGGCGTGCGCCGGCCGGTCAGCACCAGTTGGCGTGCGCCGTGCTCGGCCAGATACCCGGCGATCTCCAGTCCAAGGGAGCCGAGTCCGCCGGTAACCAGATACGTTGCTTCCGAACGCAATTCCAGCGGCGTCGCGTTGGGCTGGCCGGTCCGCCGGACCAGCCGCGGGACGTGAACGGCGTTGTCCCGCAGTGCGATCTGGTCTTCACCGGGGGATGCCGAGACGACCTGTTTGATCAGCCGCGACCAATCGTCGGCACCGGTGCCGGACAGGTCGGCGAGGCCACCCCACACCTGCGGGTATTCCAGCGCGGCGACGCGGCAGTATCCCCACAGGCTGCTCTGCTCCGGCGACACCGTGTCTGTATCGGTAACCCGTTGCGCGCCTTGGGTGAGCACCCATATCGGTGTGCGCAGTTCCGCGGCGGCGGCGGCCCGGAACAGGCGTTGGGTGCCGCCCAGCACGCGATGCTGCATCCGCAGCAGTGACCGCATCGACGATGCACCGTCGGAGTCCAGCGCCGCGACGTGCAGGATGCGTAGCGCCGGCTCGTCCTGCACGGCGGCGGTCAGTTCGGCGACCAGGCGTTCCTCGTCGGCGTCGGACACGGGCAAACCGAGAACCCGGTGCCGGTGGCCGTTGGTGGTCAGCGCGTCGACCAGGGGTCGCATGACGCCGGCGTCATCGCCGATCAGCAGCCAGGCCGCACCCTCGCCAACCTCCGACGAGGTACTCAGCGCCTTCTGCCAGCGGACCTCGTAGCGGATGTCGGCGATCGACTGTGCGCTCCGCTGCCGATTGTGTTGAGCGGCAAGCTTGCTCAGTACCTCGGCGGTCGTCGTGCTGCCGTCCGCGCCGAGCAGTGCGGCGAGTTCCTCGATCCGCCCGTCCTCGAGCAGCTGGACGGCCTCGGTGCGCGCGGCATCGTTCGCGGCCGGCTGGGAATGCTTGCTCTGATACCAGTACTGGCGATGCTGGAACGGGTAGGTCGGCAGATCGAGCTTGCGGGCGGGCTCGCGCACCAGCGCGGCGAAGTCCGGCACATGCCCGGCGACGTACGCACCCGCCAGGGCTTCGGTCAGCTGGCGGTGGTCGGCGCCGTTGCGCCGCAGCGAGGCAACCGCCTTGGGCGCGGTCGCCGGGTCGGGCCAGGCCCGCAGGGCCGCGGCGGTGAGCACCGGCTGCGGGCCGACCTCGAGGAGCAGCGCGCAGCCGAGTTCGGCCAGTGTTGCCACTCCCTTGGCGAACTGAACCGGCTGACGGGCGTGGCGGCGCCAGTACTGGCCGTCGAGCTTGGCGTTGCGGCCCAGGGTGGCCCCGGTCCGGTTGCATACCAGAATCCGTTGCGGCGCCGAGAATTCGAAGCTGTTGGCATAGGATTCGAAGGCGTCCAGAGCCGGGTCGAGCAGTGACGAGTGGAACGCGTGGCTGGTGTCCAGCCAGTCGCAGCGGGCACCGTCGTCCGACAACTGGGCGATCGCGCGCTCCAGGTCGGCGGCCGGCCCTGACAGCACCGTGTTGGCGCCGTTGTAGGCGGCCACCGACAGGCTCGGGAATTCGTCGGTCAGGCTCTCCACCCGGTCCGGGTCGGCGAAGACCGCGCACATCCGTCCGCCCGCGGGCAGGTCGCCGAACAGGCGACCACGCTCGGCCAGCAGCCGGGCGCCGTCCTCGAGGCTGAACACCCCCGCGACACACGCCGCCGAGTACTGCCCGACGCTGTGACCTAGCACGACGTCGGGCTCGAAGCCCCACGACTGCCAGAGCTTGGCCAAACCCATCTCCACCGCGAAGATCGCGGGCTGGGCATGCCGGGTCTGCTTCAGTGTCTCCGCGCCGTCTGCGTCGCTCAGGCCAGTTCCAAATACGATGTCCAGCAACGGCTTGTCGAGCACATCACCGACGGCTTCGGCGCAGCGCGTCATGGTCTCTGCGAACACGGGTTCGGTGTCGAACAGTTCGCGGGCCATACCGGCGTACTGACTGCCCTGCCCGGGGAACAGCCATGCGGTCTTCGGCGCGTCGACGCAGTCACCGCGCACCAGACCGGGCGCGGGCAGATCGTCGGCCAGCGCGCCGAGCAGTTCGCGAGCGGACTCAACGGAATTGACCACCAGTGCGGCCCGGTGCTCGAAGTGGGCGCGGCCGGCGCCGGCGGTGAGGCACACGTCGGCGAGGGTGGCATCGGGGTGCTCACCCAGCCAGCTGCGGTAGTGCTCAGCGGCCTGCACCAGGGCGGCCGGTGTACGTGCGGACAGCGGAAGCACGGCGAAGCGGCGGTCGTCCGACTGTCCGTCGGCGGCGACCGGAGTGGCAACCGGCGCCTCTTCGAGAATGACGTGCGCGTTGGTGCCGGAGAACCCGAACGAGCTGACGCCGGCGATGCGGGGCCGCTCGGAGCGCTCCCACGTGCGGGCTTTGTCGACGACCTGCACCGGGATCCGATCCCAGGGGATGTGCGGGGACGGGTTCTTGAAGTTCAGGTGCGGGGGCAGCTCGGAGTGCTCGAGCGACAGGACGACCTTGAGGACGCCGGCCACACCCGCGGCTGCCTCCAGGTGGCCGATGTTGGTCTTCGCCGATCCGATCAGCAGCGGCTGATCCGCATCGCGGCCCATGCCGAGGGCGGCGGCCGCGGCCTGAACCTCGATGGGGTCGCCCAGCGAGGTCCCGGTCCCGTGCGCCTCCAGGTAATTGATGTCGGTGGGCGCCAGACCGGCGCGTTCCAGGGCCTCGGCGATCACGCGCTGCTGTGCGACACCATTGGGCACCGTCAGCCCGCCCGAGGCGCCGTCGGAGTTGACCGCGCTGCCGCGGATCACGGCTCGGATGTGGTCACCGTCGCGGATCGCGTCTTCCAGACGCTTGATGGCGATGACGCCGCAACCTTCGCCACGCACGTAGCCGTCGGCCGAGGCGTCGAAGGTCTTGCACCGGCCGTCGGGAGCCAACATCCGCGAGTGCGAGAACGTGATCATGGTGGCCGGGCTGAGAATGACGTTCACGCCGCCGGCCAGGGCAAGGTCGCATTCGTCGAGCAGCAGCGCCTGGCACGCTTGGTGAATGGCCACCAGCGACGAGCTGCACGCCGTGTCGACGGTGACCGCGGGGCCCTGCAGTCCCAGCCGGTAGCTGATCCGGCCCGCGGCGGCGGCGCTGGACGTACCGACCGCCAGGTAGGCCTCGATCTCGGGGTAGGTCAGTGCATCGGACGCCATGCCCAGGAAGTCATGGGTTGCCAGACCGACGAACACACCGGTCCGGGTGTTCGCCAAAGACGTTGGCGCAGTACCGGAATGCTCTACAGCGCGCCACGAGGTCTCGAGCAGCAGGCGATGCTGCGGGTCCATCAGATTGGCTTCGCGCGCCGATACCCCGAAGAAAGGTGCGTCGAACCCGGTCGCGTCGTCGACGAACCCCGCCCGCCGGGTGACCATCTTGCCTGCGGCGTCCGGGTCGGAATCGAAGAACTCTTCGACGTCCCACCGGTCGGCAGGAACCTCCGAAATCGCGTCCCGACCGTTGTGCAGGACGTCCCAGTATTGATCCGCGTTCGCCGCTCCGGGCAGACGCGCCGCGTAACCGATGATCGCGAAACGAGGCGTCTGCTGCGTCGGACGTTCGGTAGGTGCCATCAGGTTGTGTTCTCCGCATCGGGCCGGTGAAATGTCGCTGTGCTCGGGAGACCACGTCAGGGCCAGGAACAACTTCCGATCGGCCTCGGCTTGGTCATCCCCCGACTGCGACGGCCGGCTCATCTCCCGACGGTCAGTATTGCATGTACGTTGCTGAACCAACGGGTTTCGATTCGTTCCCCGTGGGTACGTGGCCAGGCCTAACACAGGTATTTAGGGCCTTTAGTCACTACTTTTGACCTGGGGTTTTACGGGTCGACGGCCAAGTGCCACAGAGACAGGGGCTATCTTGGTCTGGCCACCTGCGGCCGGTCTCGTGGCCGTAGCCGCTCAGATCCGGGGAGGGGAATCTTGCACATCGGGAAGATCACGATCGGCACCATCGATGATTGGTCGCCGAGCCCCGGTGTGGTGATCTCCTGGCACCCGACGAAAGCCGCAATGGAGAAGGCGCGGCAGGCGCCGGTGAGTTCGGTGCCGGTCAGCTACATGCAGGGTCAGCATATTCGCGGTGTCTACGAGCAGGACGCGGCCGGACTCGATTACTCACGGCAGATCATCGCCACCTGTGAGGTTCCAGGCAAGTGCGATATCGACGCCATGAACCACGCGCTCAACGCGTATCTGCGCCGCCACGACACCTACCGCAGTTGGTTCGAATACTCCGGTTCCGGCGACATCGTCCGGCGCACCATCGCTGATGCCGCCGATATCGAATTCGAGCCGATCGACAACGGCGTCATGGCCGCCGAGGACGCTCGTAAACACATTGTCGACATCCCCACTCCGATGGAATGGGGCTGCTTTTCGTTCGGCGTCGTGCAGGGTGAAGATCACTTCGATTTTTATGCCAGCATCGACCATGTCCACGGCGACGCGGCCCTGATCGGGATCACCATGCTCGAAGCTCACGGCATGTACACGTCGCTGACGATGACGGGCCAGCCCATGGCCCTGCCCGAGGCGGGCAGCTTCGACGACTTCTGCATCCACGAGCGTGAATCCACGGCGGATCTGACCGTGGACTCCCCGGAGGTCCGAGCCTGGATCGAGTTTGCCGAGAACAACAACGGCACCATGCCTGAGTTCCCGCTGCCGCTGGGTAACGCGCTCGAACCGACGGTCGCCGACATGGTCGGCGAGATGATTCTCGATGCCGATCAGACCACGCGATTCGAATCGGCGTGTACGGCAGCCGGTGTTCGCTTCGTGGGTGGTCTGTACGCCTGCACCGCGATGGTGGAACATGAATTGACGGGTGCGACAACCTATTACGGGCTCACGCCCCGGGACACCCGCAGGACCTCGGACAACTTCACCACCCAGGGCTGGTTCACCGGTCTGGTGCCGATCACCGTGCCGATCGCCGCGACGACCTTCGCCGAAGCCGCGTGGGCGGCGCAGACGTCGTTCGATTCGGGACTGAGCCTGGCGCGCGTGCCGTATTACCGGGTGCTGGAACTGGCCCCGTGGTTGGACAAGCCGCGCCCGAACTTCCCGGTCTCGAACTTCCTGC includes:
- a CDS encoding condensation domain-containing protein produces the protein MHIGKITIGTIDDWSPSPGVVISWHPTKAAMEKARQAPVSSVPVSYMQGQHIRGVYEQDAAGLDYSRQIIATCEVPGKCDIDAMNHALNAYLRRHDTYRSWFEYSGSGDIVRRTIADAADIEFEPIDNGVMAAEDARKHIVDIPTPMEWGCFSFGVVQGEDHFDFYASIDHVHGDAALIGITMLEAHGMYTSLTMTGQPMALPEAGSFDDFCIHERESTADLTVDSPEVRAWIEFAENNNGTMPEFPLPLGNALEPTVADMVGEMILDADQTTRFESACTAAGVRFVGGLYACTAMVEHELTGATTYYGLTPRDTRRTSDNFTTQGWFTGLVPITVPIAATTFAEAAWAAQTSFDSGLSLARVPYYRVLELAPWLDKPRPNFPVSNFLHGGAAPLNAVLAAADMGYSNNIGIYSDGRFSYQLTIYVFRYEAGTAMAVMFPDNPTAQKSVARYIDAMKAVCERIADSGQW